A genome region from Microbacterium terricola includes the following:
- a CDS encoding shikimate kinase, whose product MTSADAGAIVLVGPMGAGKTSVGRRVARALGTTFTDTDKMVVREHGPIPELFVRYGEAHFRGLERAAVTEALAGGGVVALGGGAVLDAGTRAQLAEHRVVLLTVAPHIVSSRILGSDRPLLAGEEDPIARWQRIFDERLPLYEQVADVTFDTSTGPLSGVVTAIVDWAQSTTRPEDEA is encoded by the coding sequence ATGACCTCGGCTGACGCCGGGGCCATCGTGCTGGTCGGCCCCATGGGCGCCGGCAAGACGAGCGTCGGACGACGGGTGGCGCGCGCACTGGGCACCACCTTCACCGACACCGACAAGATGGTCGTCCGAGAGCACGGACCCATCCCTGAGCTGTTCGTGCGGTACGGCGAGGCGCACTTCCGCGGGCTCGAACGGGCGGCGGTCACCGAGGCGCTGGCCGGCGGCGGCGTCGTGGCGCTCGGCGGGGGAGCAGTGCTCGACGCCGGGACCCGCGCCCAGCTCGCCGAGCACCGGGTCGTGCTGCTCACCGTCGCCCCGCACATCGTGTCGTCGCGCATCCTCGGCTCCGACCGCCCGCTGCTCGCGGGCGAGGAGGATCCGATCGCGCGCTGGCAGCGGATCTTCGACGAGCGCCTGCCCCTCTACGAGCAGGTCGCCGATGTCACCTTCGACACGTCGACGGGCCCCCTCTCGGGCGTCGTCACCGCGATCGTCGACTGGGCCCAATCGACCACCCGACCGGAGGACGAGGCATGA
- a CDS encoding ATPase yields MKKFVWFVLGIAGGFIAAHFLNKDPRGHELLAEVDARITEFTDRIGDAYREQEARFSGLVSDAKDAASAAVDKAQDVASAAADKVQEATAAAADAAQDAAAAAANAVQSAAAKLDD; encoded by the coding sequence ATGAAGAAGTTCGTGTGGTTCGTGCTCGGCATCGCCGGCGGATTCATCGCCGCCCACTTCCTGAACAAGGACCCCCGCGGCCACGAGCTGCTCGCCGAGGTCGATGCGCGCATCACCGAGTTCACCGATCGCATCGGCGACGCCTACCGCGAGCAGGAGGCCCGGTTCTCGGGCCTCGTCTCCGACGCGAAGGATGCCGCATCCGCCGCCGTCGACAAGGCACAGGACGTCGCCTCGGCCGCCGCGGACAAGGTGCAGGAGGCGACCGCGGCCGCCGCCGATGCCGCCCAGGACGCCGCAGCCGCCGCCGCGAACGCCGTGCAGAGCGCCGCCGCCAAGCTCGACGACTGA
- the rpsD gene encoding 30S ribosomal protein S4, whose amino-acid sequence MATKSQDRRKVRLSRALGIPLTPKAARYLEKRPYAPGEHGRTKRKQDSDYAVRLREKQRLREQYGIREKQMRNTFNEARRKDGLTGENLVELLEMRLDALVLRAGLARTTAQARQLVVHRHILVDGQTVDRPSFRVKPGQLIHVKAKSEGTEPFQVAAAGGHAEVLPPVPGYLEVELDKLQARLVRRPKRAEVPVTCDVQLVVEYYAAR is encoded by the coding sequence GTGGCAACGAAGTCCCAGGACCGCCGCAAGGTGCGCCTCTCGCGCGCCCTCGGCATTCCACTGACCCCCAAGGCCGCCCGCTACCTCGAGAAGCGTCCCTACGCTCCCGGCGAGCACGGCCGCACCAAGCGCAAGCAGGACAGCGACTACGCCGTCCGTCTCCGCGAGAAGCAGCGTCTGCGTGAGCAGTACGGCATCCGCGAGAAGCAGATGCGCAACACGTTCAACGAGGCCCGCCGCAAGGACGGCCTGACCGGTGAGAACCTGGTCGAGCTGCTCGAGATGCGTCTGGACGCCCTCGTGCTGCGTGCCGGCCTCGCCCGCACCACCGCGCAGGCCCGCCAGCTGGTCGTGCACCGTCACATCCTCGTCGACGGCCAGACCGTCGACCGCCCGTCCTTCCGCGTGAAGCCGGGTCAGCTCATCCACGTCAAGGCCAAGAGCGAGGGCACCGAGCCCTTCCAGGTCGCAGCCGCCGGCGGTCACGCCGAGGTCCTGCCTCCCGTTCCCGGCTACCTCGAGGTCGAGCTCGACAAGCTGCAGGCGCGCCTCGTGCGTCGCCCCAAGCGCGCCGAGGTCCCCGTGACCTGCGACGTCCAGCTCGTCGTCGAGTACTACGCCGCTCGCTAA
- the mltG gene encoding endolytic transglycosylase MltG, with translation MPDPTSNDDEFADLFQKLPDPRGRVTPPAVAGAPATEPAASEAPGSRRAAREAAAAGQQAEPTTPPLAQTTAPPTEPAPVTAPAPTSSAAGLEDLFTGRTTTQDLGHVPPPPSRRKRRAGGWIALGIVVVLLGGLAAGGLWVWNSYEPQIRELMGWEEPLDYEDGMATGEAVIEVVDGDTGQSISPKLYEAGVTMTPEAFYSYLVDTGQNPPFVPGVFQLQKKMTSEAALAAILDPENKLENSAVIPEGRTVDNTLELLSEGMGMPLKDLKAAVKHPADYGVEADSLEGWLFPAMYTVNPDTTAPELIQKMVDRTIEALDKADVPEADRQEILTIASIIQREARFEDDFYKVSRVIQNRLSPDNQETYGKLQMDSTAQYGYGEMHDGTVSSSAEALADDNPWNTYIHPGLPAGPIANSGELAIDAAMHPADGDWLYFVTVNLDTGETVFTSNLADHEAAVAQWQSWCADHPDSGC, from the coding sequence ATGCCCGACCCGACGTCGAACGACGATGAGTTCGCCGACCTGTTCCAGAAGCTCCCTGATCCGCGCGGTCGGGTGACGCCGCCCGCGGTCGCGGGCGCTCCCGCGACCGAGCCCGCCGCCTCCGAGGCGCCCGGTTCCCGCCGCGCCGCCCGCGAGGCCGCAGCCGCGGGCCAGCAGGCGGAGCCCACGACACCGCCCCTGGCACAGACCACCGCACCGCCCACCGAGCCGGCACCCGTGACGGCCCCCGCGCCGACGTCGTCCGCCGCCGGGCTCGAAGACCTCTTCACCGGCAGGACGACCACCCAGGACCTCGGCCACGTGCCGCCGCCGCCGAGCAGGCGCAAGCGACGCGCCGGCGGCTGGATCGCCCTCGGCATCGTCGTCGTGCTGCTCGGCGGACTCGCCGCAGGCGGGCTCTGGGTGTGGAACTCGTACGAGCCGCAGATCCGCGAGCTGATGGGCTGGGAGGAGCCGCTCGACTACGAGGACGGCATGGCGACCGGCGAGGCGGTCATCGAGGTCGTCGACGGCGACACCGGCCAGTCGATCTCGCCGAAGCTCTACGAGGCCGGCGTCACCATGACGCCCGAGGCGTTCTACTCGTACCTCGTCGACACCGGCCAGAACCCGCCGTTCGTCCCCGGCGTGTTCCAGCTGCAGAAGAAGATGACCTCCGAGGCCGCGCTGGCCGCGATCCTCGACCCGGAGAACAAGCTGGAGAACTCCGCGGTGATCCCCGAGGGGCGCACGGTCGACAACACGCTCGAGCTGCTCTCCGAAGGCATGGGCATGCCGCTGAAGGATCTGAAGGCGGCCGTGAAGCACCCGGCCGACTACGGTGTCGAGGCGGACAGCCTGGAGGGCTGGCTGTTCCCGGCGATGTACACGGTGAACCCCGACACGACGGCGCCCGAGCTGATCCAGAAGATGGTCGACCGCACGATCGAGGCGCTCGACAAGGCTGACGTGCCCGAGGCCGACCGGCAGGAGATCCTCACCATCGCCTCGATCATCCAGCGCGAGGCGCGGTTCGAGGACGACTTCTACAAGGTCTCCCGGGTGATCCAGAACCGGCTCTCCCCGGATAACCAGGAGACCTACGGCAAGCTGCAGATGGACTCCACCGCGCAGTACGGCTACGGCGAGATGCACGACGGCACCGTCAGCTCCTCCGCCGAGGCGCTCGCCGACGACAACCCGTGGAACACCTACATCCACCCCGGCCTCCCGGCGGGTCCGATCGCCAACTCCGGCGAGCTCGCGATCGACGCCGCGATGCACCCCGCCGACGGCGACTGGCTCTACTTCGTCACGGTGAACCTCGACACCGGCGAGACGGTCTTCACGAGCAACCTCGCCGACCACGAGGCCGCCGTCGCGCAGTGGCAGTCCTGGTGCGCCGACCACCCGGATTCGGGGTGCTGA
- the ruvX gene encoding Holliday junction resolvase RuvX — MTGFRRGVRLGIDVGKARVGVAKCDPDGMLATPVETVARDEGAERRVIDLATEHGAVELLVGLPLNMRGEDTASTQDARGFAAALATASGLPVRLVDERLSTVSAHAALRQSGRSQRTSRSIVDQVAAVVLLQQALDVEKSTGRAAGTLVPPSQEPA, encoded by the coding sequence ATGACCGGGTTCCGACGAGGCGTCCGGCTCGGCATCGACGTCGGCAAGGCCAGGGTCGGTGTCGCGAAGTGCGACCCGGACGGGATGCTGGCGACCCCGGTGGAGACCGTGGCCCGCGACGAGGGCGCCGAGCGGCGCGTGATCGACCTCGCGACGGAGCACGGCGCCGTCGAGCTGCTAGTCGGGCTGCCGCTGAACATGCGCGGCGAGGACACCGCGTCGACCCAGGATGCGCGGGGCTTCGCCGCCGCGCTGGCGACAGCATCCGGTCTGCCGGTCCGGCTCGTCGACGAACGGCTGAGCACCGTCTCCGCGCACGCCGCGCTCCGTCAGTCCGGTCGCTCCCAGCGAACCTCTCGTAGCATTGTGGATCAGGTCGCCGCCGTCGTCCTTCTCCAGCAGGCACTCGATGTCGAGAAGAGCACCGGCCGCGCGGCCGGCACTCTCGTCCCACCCAGCCAGGAGCCCGCCTGA
- a CDS encoding dioxygenase: protein MAAVGKDRAAREARERARVYQARQQLHEGQQRRRTRDNVIAGVAGSVLILAVLGAQTLYFTAGPGTPTPTPSATAPVATPTPTSTETATPAPTGSATPSPTVTP, encoded by the coding sequence GTGGCCGCAGTGGGCAAGGATCGCGCCGCGCGTGAAGCGCGGGAACGTGCACGCGTGTACCAGGCGCGTCAGCAGCTGCACGAGGGGCAGCAGCGGCGCCGCACGCGCGACAACGTGATCGCGGGCGTCGCGGGCAGTGTGCTGATCCTCGCCGTGCTCGGTGCGCAGACGCTCTACTTCACCGCGGGGCCGGGCACACCGACGCCGACGCCGTCGGCGACCGCGCCGGTCGCGACGCCCACTCCCACGTCGACGGAGACCGCCACGCCGGCGCCCACCGGCTCCGCCACCCCCTCGCCCACCGTCACGCCGTAG
- the alaS gene encoding alanine--tRNA ligase: MKTAEIAQRYLDYFEKNGHTIVPSASLVTDDPALLFTVAGMVPFIPYLSGDVPAPYARAADNQKCIRTNDIEEVGKTPRHGTFFQMLGNWSFGDYFKEGAITFAWELLTSSEADGGLGFDPKDLWVTVYEEDDEARELWLRIAGLPDERIQRLGKDTNYWSTGLPGPAGPCSEIFFDRGPAYGIDGGPATDDDRYVEIWNLVFMQYEITDVRSKYDFTIVGELPAKNIDTGMGLERIAFIKQGVDNMYETDQVRPVLDKAVELAGKTYGADHEDDVRFRVIADHIRSSLMLLSDGVTPSNEGRGYILRRLMRRAIRAMRLLGVDGPTFADLFAASRDAMKDAYPVVASDYERLSRYALAEEATFLRTLAAGSEILDESVAQTTSRGGTQLSGSQAFLLHDTYGFPIDLTLEIAEEAGLSVDRDAFDALMKEQRDRAKADARSRKRQLADTSVYRDFRAQGETVFTGYSDLETESRVLGVLVDGLSVDRATQGQIAEVILAETALYAESGGQVADKGIIVGPGFELEVLDVQKPVAGLISHTVEVTTGEVGVGQPATAVVDAANRRAAQQAHSATHLVHAALRDTLGKTATQAGSLNRAGYLRFDFAWGEALSPDTRTEIEEIANNAVRDNLEVTTRVMSLDEAKSLGAMALFGEKYGETVRMVDIGGPWSRELCAGTHVASSAEIGLINLVGESSVGASNRRVEALVGLDAFRELAAERAIVSQLTSSLKTPRDQLPTRIAELAASLKAAEKKIAAFESKALGDRLPALVDTSSVRGPYRVVAESLGTAASTDDVRSLALQVRDRLGAEPAVAALGAAVDGRPVVIVTVNEAARAAGAKAGVLAKAAAAILGGGGGGRDDIAQGGGADAAALPAALAAVKDALGAA; the protein is encoded by the coding sequence ATGAAGACCGCCGAGATCGCTCAGCGCTACCTGGACTACTTCGAGAAGAACGGCCACACGATCGTCCCGAGCGCCTCGCTCGTCACCGACGACCCCGCGCTGCTGTTCACGGTCGCCGGCATGGTGCCCTTCATCCCGTACCTGAGCGGCGACGTCCCCGCGCCGTACGCGCGTGCGGCCGACAACCAGAAGTGCATCCGCACGAACGACATCGAAGAGGTCGGCAAGACCCCGCGCCACGGCACGTTCTTCCAGATGCTCGGCAACTGGTCGTTCGGCGACTACTTCAAGGAAGGCGCCATCACCTTCGCGTGGGAGCTGCTGACCTCCTCCGAAGCGGACGGAGGACTCGGCTTCGACCCGAAGGACCTCTGGGTCACCGTGTACGAGGAGGACGACGAGGCGCGGGAGCTGTGGCTCCGCATCGCCGGCCTGCCCGACGAGCGCATCCAGCGGCTCGGCAAGGACACCAACTACTGGAGCACGGGCCTTCCCGGCCCCGCCGGCCCCTGCTCGGAGATCTTCTTCGACCGCGGACCCGCGTACGGCATCGACGGCGGTCCCGCGACCGACGACGACCGCTACGTCGAGATCTGGAATCTCGTGTTCATGCAGTACGAGATCACGGATGTGCGCTCGAAGTACGACTTCACGATCGTCGGCGAGCTGCCCGCGAAGAACATCGACACCGGTATGGGCCTGGAGCGCATCGCGTTCATCAAGCAGGGCGTCGACAACATGTACGAGACCGACCAGGTGCGCCCCGTCCTCGACAAGGCCGTCGAGCTCGCCGGGAAGACCTACGGCGCCGACCACGAGGACGACGTCCGGTTCCGCGTCATCGCCGACCACATCCGCTCGTCGCTGATGCTGCTGTCGGACGGCGTGACGCCGTCCAACGAGGGCCGCGGCTACATCCTGCGCCGGCTCATGCGGCGCGCGATCCGCGCGATGCGACTGCTGGGTGTCGACGGGCCGACGTTCGCCGACCTGTTCGCCGCCTCCCGCGATGCCATGAAGGACGCGTACCCGGTCGTCGCGAGCGACTACGAGCGACTCTCCCGCTACGCCCTCGCCGAGGAGGCCACGTTCCTGCGCACCCTCGCGGCGGGCAGCGAGATCCTCGACGAGTCCGTCGCGCAGACCACCAGCCGCGGCGGCACGCAGCTCAGCGGATCGCAGGCGTTCCTCCTGCACGACACCTACGGCTTCCCGATCGACCTCACCCTCGAGATCGCCGAGGAGGCGGGTCTCTCCGTCGACCGCGACGCGTTCGACGCGCTCATGAAGGAGCAGCGCGACCGCGCCAAGGCGGACGCGCGCTCGCGCAAGCGCCAGCTCGCCGACACCAGCGTGTACCGCGACTTCCGCGCGCAGGGCGAGACCGTCTTCACCGGCTACAGCGACCTCGAGACCGAGTCGCGGGTGCTCGGCGTGCTCGTCGACGGACTGTCCGTCGACCGCGCCACGCAGGGCCAGATCGCCGAGGTGATCCTCGCGGAGACGGCGCTGTACGCCGAGTCGGGCGGCCAGGTCGCCGACAAGGGCATCATCGTCGGCCCCGGGTTCGAGCTCGAGGTGCTCGACGTGCAGAAGCCCGTCGCCGGGCTCATCAGCCACACCGTCGAGGTCACCACCGGCGAGGTCGGCGTCGGCCAGCCCGCCACCGCAGTGGTGGACGCGGCCAACCGCCGTGCCGCACAGCAGGCGCACTCGGCCACCCACCTCGTGCACGCCGCCCTCCGCGACACGCTCGGCAAGACGGCGACCCAGGCCGGCTCGCTGAACCGCGCGGGCTACCTGCGCTTCGACTTCGCCTGGGGCGAGGCCCTGTCGCCGGACACCCGCACCGAGATCGAGGAGATCGCCAACAACGCGGTCCGGGACAACCTCGAGGTGACCACCCGCGTGATGAGCCTCGATGAGGCGAAGTCGCTCGGCGCGATGGCCCTGTTCGGCGAGAAGTACGGCGAGACCGTGCGCATGGTCGACATCGGGGGCCCATGGTCGCGCGAGCTCTGCGCGGGCACGCACGTGGCCTCGAGCGCCGAGATCGGACTCATCAACCTGGTCGGCGAGTCGTCCGTCGGCGCATCGAACCGCCGGGTCGAAGCCCTGGTGGGGCTCGACGCCTTCCGCGAGCTGGCGGCGGAGCGCGCGATCGTCTCCCAGCTGACCTCCTCGCTGAAGACGCCGCGCGACCAGCTGCCCACCCGCATCGCCGAACTCGCCGCCAGCCTGAAGGCCGCGGAGAAGAAGATCGCGGCGTTCGAGTCGAAGGCCCTCGGCGACCGGCTGCCGGCGCTCGTCGACACGTCGTCGGTGCGCGGGCCCTACCGGGTCGTAGCGGAGTCGCTCGGCACCGCCGCATCGACCGACGACGTCCGCTCGCTCGCGCTCCAGGTGCGCGACCGGCTCGGTGCAGAACCGGCCGTCGCGGCGCTCGGCGCCGCGGTCGACGGACGCCCCGTCGTCATCGTCACCGTCAACGAGGCCGCGCGTGCCGCCGGCGCCAAGGCCGGCGTGCTGGCGAAGGCCGCGGCAGCGATCCTCGGCGGAGGCGGCGGCGGTCGCGACGACATCGCGCAGGGCGGCGGCGCGGACGCGGCGGCGCTCCCGGCGGCCCTCGCGGCCGTGAAGGACGCCCTCGGCGCCGCATGA
- the aroC gene encoding chorismate synthase, whose translation MLRVLTAGESHGPELVAIMEGLPSGVPVSRAAIQADLARRKLGYGRGSRMKFEEDELTISSGVVHGTSLGSPIALRIGNTEWPKWVEVMSPEPVELTDRSRGRGAALTRPRPGHADLVGMQKYAFDEARPILERASARETAARVALGAVARGFLGELRIRLVSHTLSIGPVRVPDDAVLPSPDDVDALDADPLRCFDAATSARMVAEVDDARKEGDTLGGIVEVLAYGLPPGLGSHVHWDRRLDAKLAHALMSIQAIKGVEVGDGFETTRRRGSAAHDELFVTGDGITRSSDRAGGTEGGMSTGTVLRVRAGMKPIATVPHALRTVDVATGDTASAHHQRSDVCAVPAAGVVAEAMVAIVLAEVVLEKFGGDSVAETRRNLRAYLDAIPETLRTTAVSDADLLEHDLG comes from the coding sequence ATGCTCCGCGTGCTCACGGCCGGCGAATCTCACGGCCCAGAACTCGTCGCCATCATGGAGGGCCTTCCCTCCGGCGTCCCCGTCTCCCGTGCCGCCATCCAGGCCGACCTCGCCCGACGCAAGCTCGGCTACGGTCGCGGCTCGCGGATGAAGTTCGAGGAGGACGAGCTCACGATCTCGTCGGGGGTCGTGCACGGCACGAGCCTCGGCAGCCCGATCGCCCTGCGCATCGGCAACACGGAGTGGCCCAAGTGGGTCGAGGTGATGAGCCCCGAGCCGGTGGAGCTCACCGACCGCTCGCGCGGACGTGGCGCGGCGCTGACGCGTCCTCGCCCCGGTCACGCCGATCTCGTCGGCATGCAGAAGTACGCCTTCGATGAGGCACGGCCGATCCTCGAGCGGGCCAGCGCCCGTGAGACCGCGGCGCGGGTCGCGCTCGGCGCCGTCGCCCGCGGATTCCTCGGCGAGCTCCGCATCCGGCTCGTCAGCCACACCCTGTCCATCGGACCCGTTCGCGTTCCAGACGATGCCGTGCTCCCGTCGCCGGACGACGTCGACGCGCTCGACGCCGACCCGCTGCGGTGCTTCGACGCCGCCACGAGCGCCCGCATGGTGGCCGAGGTCGACGACGCCCGCAAGGAGGGCGACACGCTCGGCGGCATCGTCGAGGTGCTCGCGTACGGCCTGCCTCCGGGGCTCGGCTCGCACGTGCACTGGGATCGGCGACTCGATGCCAAGCTCGCGCACGCCCTCATGAGCATCCAGGCGATCAAGGGCGTCGAGGTCGGCGACGGCTTCGAGACCACGCGTCGTCGCGGCTCCGCCGCGCACGACGAGCTGTTCGTCACCGGAGACGGCATCACGCGCTCCAGCGACCGCGCCGGCGGCACCGAGGGCGGAATGTCCACCGGAACCGTCCTGCGCGTGCGCGCGGGCATGAAGCCGATCGCGACGGTGCCCCACGCGCTGCGGACGGTCGACGTCGCCACCGGCGACACCGCCTCGGCGCACCACCAGCGCTCCGACGTCTGCGCCGTCCCTGCTGCGGGCGTCGTGGCCGAGGCGATGGTGGCGATCGTGCTCGCCGAGGTCGTCCTGGAGAAGTTCGGCGGCGACAGCGTCGCCGAGACCCGCCGCAACCTCCGCGCGTACCTCGACGCCATCCCGGAGACGCTGCGCACCACCGCGGTCAGCGACGCTGACCTGCTCGAGCATGACCTCGGCTGA
- a CDS encoding shikimate dehydrogenase encodes MRRPPGFGVLSPDATRLAVWGDPIAHSRSPQLHAAAYAVLGADWTYERRQVPESLFAGFLAELDSTWRGLSCTMPLKAAAFAASVVRDRRAKLTGAVNTLLLDPSGPRGFNTDVGGIVRSLQDEGITAVDGARIVGAGATAASALVALTELGARHIEVVARRPHAVAPLEAIGERLGVTVRPVPLDAPAHAPLPVTVATLPGDVRLAAPSAEALAVGGGLLVDVVYGQWPTPLAQAWPAGGGRAVSGLGMLLHQALLQVRVFAHGDVDAPLGGEDVILAAMRQALDAGVGD; translated from the coding sequence GTGCGCCGACCACCCGGATTCGGGGTGCTGAGCCCGGACGCCACACGGCTCGCCGTGTGGGGCGACCCGATCGCGCACAGCCGGTCGCCCCAGCTGCACGCCGCCGCCTACGCCGTGCTGGGCGCGGACTGGACGTACGAGCGGCGCCAGGTGCCCGAGTCGCTGTTCGCGGGCTTCCTCGCCGAGCTCGACTCCACCTGGCGCGGGCTCTCGTGCACGATGCCGCTCAAGGCCGCGGCGTTCGCCGCATCCGTCGTCCGCGACCGCCGCGCGAAGCTGACCGGCGCCGTCAACACGCTGCTGCTGGACCCATCGGGGCCGCGCGGGTTCAACACCGACGTGGGAGGCATCGTCCGCTCGCTGCAGGACGAGGGCATCACGGCCGTCGACGGCGCCCGGATCGTGGGCGCGGGTGCGACGGCGGCATCAGCCCTCGTCGCCCTCACCGAGCTCGGCGCCCGGCACATCGAGGTCGTCGCGCGGCGCCCGCACGCCGTGGCGCCGCTCGAGGCCATCGGCGAGCGGCTCGGCGTCACGGTGCGCCCGGTCCCGCTGGACGCACCGGCGCACGCGCCACTGCCCGTGACCGTCGCGACGCTGCCGGGGGACGTGCGCCTTGCCGCACCGTCGGCCGAGGCCCTCGCGGTCGGTGGCGGGCTGCTGGTCGACGTCGTGTACGGCCAGTGGCCCACCCCGCTGGCGCAGGCGTGGCCGGCGGGCGGCGGGCGGGCCGTGTCCGGCCTCGGGATGCTGCTGCACCAGGCCCTGCTGCAGGTGCGGGTCTTCGCCCACGGCGACGTCGACGCGCCGCTCGGCGGTGAGGACGTCATACTCGCCGCGATGCGCCAGGCGCTCGATGCGGGCGTGGGAGACTAG
- a CDS encoding replication-associated recombination protein A translates to MRPVSLDEVAGQSHLLRRGSALVALASPDTTTTATSVILWGPPGTGKTTLAQAIARSSGRRFVELSAVTAGVRDVREVMQDALTQRDLYGQSTILFLDEIHRFTKAQQDALLPGVENGWVVLIAATTENPSFSVISPLLSRSLLLTLRPLTDDDLGMLIDRAVDDPRGLAGAVTLLPEARDALVRLSSGDARRALTALEAAASVAGPAPDDDEPPADTATDGAEAVPEVTADHVAQAVDRALLRYDRQGDEHYDVISAFIKSIRGSDVDAAMHYLARMIEAGEDPRFIARRLIISAAEDIGLADPQALPLAVAAADAVQFIGMPEGRIPLAEATAYLATTAKSNAAYLAIDKAIADVRSGGFGRVPPPLRDAHYPGAKRLGHGKGYRYPHDSEIGVVAQQHLPDELRGRRYYEPTNHGSERDVQARLEKIRRILDGE, encoded by the coding sequence ATGCGGCCGGTCTCGCTCGATGAAGTCGCGGGGCAGTCCCACCTCCTCCGACGCGGTTCTGCACTCGTCGCGCTGGCCAGCCCCGACACGACCACGACCGCCACGTCGGTCATCCTCTGGGGGCCGCCGGGCACGGGCAAGACGACGCTCGCCCAGGCGATCGCACGCTCGTCGGGTCGGCGCTTCGTCGAGCTCTCCGCCGTCACCGCCGGCGTCCGCGACGTGCGCGAGGTCATGCAGGACGCACTGACCCAGCGCGACCTGTACGGGCAGTCGACGATCCTCTTCCTCGATGAGATCCACCGCTTCACCAAGGCCCAGCAGGACGCCCTGCTCCCCGGTGTCGAGAACGGCTGGGTCGTCCTGATCGCCGCGACCACCGAGAACCCGTCGTTCTCGGTCATCTCGCCTCTGCTGTCGCGATCGCTGCTGCTCACCCTTCGCCCGCTGACCGACGACGACCTCGGGATGCTGATCGACCGCGCCGTCGACGACCCGCGCGGCCTCGCCGGTGCCGTGACTCTGCTGCCCGAGGCGCGCGACGCCCTCGTGCGGCTGTCCTCGGGCGACGCACGCCGTGCGCTCACCGCTCTGGAGGCCGCAGCATCCGTCGCCGGCCCCGCGCCGGACGACGACGAGCCCCCGGCAGATACGGCGACCGACGGCGCTGAGGCCGTTCCCGAGGTGACCGCCGACCACGTCGCGCAGGCGGTCGACCGCGCGCTGCTGCGCTACGACCGGCAGGGCGACGAGCACTACGACGTCATCAGCGCGTTCATCAAGTCGATCAGGGGCTCTGACGTCGACGCGGCCATGCACTACCTCGCCCGCATGATCGAGGCGGGGGAGGACCCGCGCTTCATCGCCCGCCGCCTCATCATCTCGGCCGCGGAGGACATCGGCCTCGCCGACCCGCAGGCGCTCCCGCTCGCCGTCGCCGCCGCCGATGCCGTCCAGTTCATCGGCATGCCGGAGGGTCGCATCCCGCTCGCCGAGGCCACCGCCTATCTCGCGACCACGGCCAAGTCGAACGCCGCCTACCTCGCGATAGACAAGGCCATCGCCGATGTGCGCTCCGGCGGCTTCGGGCGCGTGCCGCCGCCGCTGCGCGATGCGCACTATCCGGGCGCCAAGCGGCTGGGCCACGGCAAGGGCTACCGGTACCCCCACGACTCCGAGATCGGCGTCGTCGCGCAGCAGCATCTGCCCGACGAACTGCGCGGCCGGCGCTACTACGAGCCCACGAACCACGGCTCCGAGCGCGACGTGCAGGCGAGGCTGGAGAAGATCCGCCGCATCCTCGACGGCGAATAG